The Actinomycetes bacterium sequence GTGTTCGCGCTGATGGCGGCGGCCACCTCGCGGATCCGCATGGGCCCGTGCGTGACCAACCCGGCCACCCGCGACCCGACCGTGACCGCGAGCGCGCTCGCCACCCTGAACGAGATCTCAAGCGGGCGCATGGACATGGGCATCGGCCGGGGCGACAGCGCCCGGCGGGTGATCGGCCGCAGACCCGTGACCGTCGCCGAGCTGGAGGAGGCCACCCGGGTCATCAAGGACCTGGCCGAGGGGCGCCCGGCCACCCACGGCGGCACCGAGTTCCGGCTCAAGTGGGCCAAGGGCAGCCTGCCGGTGTGGATCGCGGGGTACGGGCCGAAGGCCCTGCGCGCCGCCGGCCGCGTCGGCGACGGCGTCATCCTGCAGCTCGCCGACCCCTACCTGGTCGAGTGGCTGCTCAGGTTCGTGCGCGAGGGTGCCGAGGAGGCCGGCCGGCGCTTCGAGGACATCAAGGTGATGAGCGCGGCGCCCGCCTACGTGACCGCCGACCTGGCCCACGCCCGCGAGCAGGTCCGCTGGTTCCCCGCGCTGGTCTCCAACCACGTCGTCGACCTGGTCAAGCGGTACGAGCCCAAGGACCTGCCCAAGGAGCTGACCGACTACATCGCCGCGCGGGACCACTACGACTACTCCGACCACGGCCGGGTCGGGGCCGAGCACGCCGGCTTCGTCACCGACGAGGTGGTCGACCGCTTCTGCGTCATCGGCACGGCCGACGCGTGCGAGCGGCGCCTGCGCGACCTCGAGGCGGCCGGGGTCCACCAGTTCAACATCTACTCGATGGTCGACGACCCCGAGGGCGTCATCCGGGCCTTCGGCAAGGAGCTGATCCCGTCCCTGGGCAACTCGGCAGGGGCTCGGGGGCCCCGAGCCTAGGCCCCCGACCAGCGCAGGACCCACCGACGAGCACAGGACCCACTGACGAGCACAGGACCCACCGACGAGCGCAGGACCCACCGACGAGCGCAGGACCCACTGACCAGCACAGGACCCACCGACGAGCGCAGGACCCACCACCGACCGAGGAGCATCGAGGAGCAAGCTCATGACCATCGTGCGCGCGGC is a genomic window containing:
- a CDS encoding TIGR03842 family LLM class F420-dependent oxidoreductase; protein product: MSFGVCFATDPPPSRVVELTRAAEEAGFEYAWLWDSHVLWQDVYPVFALMAAATSRIRMGPCVTNPATRDPTVTASALATLNEISSGRMDMGIGRGDSARRVIGRRPVTVAELEEATRVIKDLAEGRPATHGGTEFRLKWAKGSLPVWIAGYGPKALRAAGRVGDGVILQLADPYLVEWLLRFVREGAEEAGRRFEDIKVMSAAPAYVTADLAHAREQVRWFPALVSNHVVDLVKRYEPKDLPKELTDYIAARDHYDYSDHGRVGAEHAGFVTDEVVDRFCVIGTADACERRLRDLEAAGVHQFNIYSMVDDPEGVIRAFGKELIPSLGNSAGARGPRA